In the Paenibacillus pabuli genome, one interval contains:
- a CDS encoding carbohydrate ABC transporter permease: MSFVVQKKGLTLFDWINYSLVALISLACIFPFLYVFSVSFTDPKVYVPLKFYLFPEKWSLESYRYILSTNSFINAFKSTLFITIVGTILNIIVSFTMAYGLTKRSLPGHKWIMGLVIFTLVFSAGIIPNYLLVKELGLLNSYWSMILPGLTNAWSLIVIKSFLESLPSELEDAAQIDGCSDLTAFFRIIVPLSMPAIATFTLFFAVGHWNAYFNALIYLSDSSKWTLQLLIKTLVIDSNSVAVAQAGASDESVVPQETIRMASIVLAMVPILIVYPFLQKHFAKGVMIGSVKG; this comes from the coding sequence ATGAGCTTTGTTGTACAGAAAAAAGGGCTCACGCTCTTCGACTGGATCAATTACAGTCTGGTTGCTTTAATCTCGCTGGCATGCATATTCCCGTTTCTGTATGTCTTCAGCGTTTCGTTTACCGATCCGAAGGTATATGTGCCGCTCAAGTTTTATCTGTTCCCGGAGAAATGGTCGCTGGAATCCTACCGGTATATCTTATCAACCAACAGTTTTATCAATGCGTTTAAAAGCACGTTGTTTATTACGATTGTAGGCACCATACTGAATATTATCGTATCCTTCACCATGGCTTATGGATTAACCAAACGATCTCTGCCCGGGCATAAGTGGATTATGGGATTGGTTATTTTCACATTGGTGTTCAGTGCGGGGATTATCCCGAATTACTTGCTCGTGAAGGAGCTGGGACTGCTGAACTCCTATTGGTCCATGATTTTGCCTGGACTGACGAATGCCTGGAGCCTGATTGTGATCAAAAGTTTTCTGGAATCGCTTCCTTCGGAACTGGAGGACGCGGCGCAGATCGATGGATGCAGTGATCTCACAGCATTTTTCCGGATTATTGTACCGTTATCCATGCCGGCAATCGCCACGTTTACCCTATTTTTCGCGGTAGGACACTGGAATGCGTATTTCAATGCATTGATCTACTTATCCGATTCAAGCAAATGGACGCTGCAGCTGCTCATCAAGACGCTCGTCATCGATTCGAATTCCGTCGCCGTAGCTCAGGCCGGGGCTAGTGATGAGAGCGTGGTACCGCAGGAGACCATTCGTATGGCGTCGATTGTACTCGCCATGGTGCCGATCCTGATCGTGTATCCATTTTTGCAGAAGCATTTTGCCAAAGGTGTCATGATTGGATCTGTCAAAGGTTGA
- a CDS encoding ABC transporter permease encodes MKPQITTVNRATGKLQSGSLLSRMYKHRMIYLLILPGLLYFLLFKIVPLWGLLLAFQDYNPFLGFTGSEWVGFKHFNELFASSNFYIMLRNTLAINLIALVFHFPLPILLALMLNEIRHETFKRINQSIVYLPHFLSWVVVASMTFFLLSTDVGIVNKLIAQSGKDTISFLSEPNYFWGLLTAQSMWKEAGWGTIIFLAAMAGVDPQRYEAAVVDGAGRFRQIWHITLPAIRPTIIILLILRLGSMADTGFEQILLMMNPLVRSVGEVFDTYSYTYGILQGKISIGVTVGLFKGLVGLFLIVAANKIVRRLGHEGIY; translated from the coding sequence ATGAAACCCCAGATAACGACGGTGAACCGTGCGACAGGTAAGCTGCAATCGGGCAGCCTTCTGTCACGTATGTACAAACACCGGATGATCTATTTGCTTATTTTGCCGGGGCTCCTCTATTTCCTGCTGTTCAAGATCGTGCCTCTCTGGGGACTGCTGCTGGCTTTTCAGGATTACAATCCGTTCCTCGGGTTTACGGGAAGTGAATGGGTGGGATTCAAGCATTTTAATGAGCTGTTTGCCAGCTCCAACTTCTACATCATGCTGCGTAATACGCTGGCCATTAATCTGATTGCGCTGGTATTCCATTTCCCGCTGCCGATTCTGCTGGCTCTAATGTTGAACGAAATTCGGCATGAGACGTTTAAACGCATCAATCAGTCGATTGTGTATTTACCGCACTTTCTGTCATGGGTCGTCGTTGCCAGTATGACGTTTTTCCTGCTCTCGACGGACGTGGGCATCGTGAACAAGCTGATTGCACAGAGTGGCAAGGATACCATCTCATTTCTATCGGAACCCAATTATTTCTGGGGGCTCCTTACAGCTCAGAGCATGTGGAAGGAAGCCGGCTGGGGAACAATTATTTTCCTCGCAGCTATGGCTGGAGTGGACCCTCAGCGGTATGAGGCAGCCGTTGTCGACGGAGCGGGACGGTTCCGGCAAATTTGGCATATTACGCTGCCTGCCATCCGCCCGACCATTATCATTTTGCTGATCCTTCGCCTCGGCAGTATGGCCGATACGGGATTTGAACAAATTTTGCTAATGATGAATCCGTTGGTTCGTTCGGTCGGCGAGGTGTTTGATACGTATTCCTATACGTATGGGATATTGCAAGGCAAGATCAGCATTGGAGTTACTGTAGGGCTGTTCAAGGGGCTGGTTGGACTATTCCTGATTGTGGCGGCCAACAAAATTGTGAGAAGACTTGGACATGAAGGCATTTATTAA